A DNA window from Engystomops pustulosus chromosome 6, aEngPut4.maternal, whole genome shotgun sequence contains the following coding sequences:
- the LOC140065524 gene encoding protein RoBo-1-like, with protein sequence MIPSLTMKNLVFMTCVLSALVVSVFSFRCYSYSTKNSTTCNKDKMEVVDCLGEKCVKACQYFYNGITVFESVFYGCAIDGLCETNGQSSGENLRYRFLATCCDTELCNDDECKLPKDDLTPNGLQCPTCYNSNSTEKCVSTKKMNCTGTEGECFEYRGSMKMPDESVQLYSVQGCSNNVTCNFNFDKHIKINELFRDELTCKKPHPKPGVPDV encoded by the exons ATGATCCCATCGCTCACCATGAAGAACCTGGTGttcatgacttgtgtcctctccgctCTCGTTGTGTCAG TTTTTTCCTTTAGATGTTATTCATACTCAACCAAAAACTCCACAACATGTAATAAGGACAAAATGGAAGTCGTTGATTGCCTTGGAGAAAAATGTGTGAAGGCTTGTCAATACTTCTACAATG GTATCACTGTATTTGAGTCAGTATTTTATGGTTGCGCCATTGATGGACTTTGTGAAACGAATGGTCAGTCATCGGGGGAAAATCTCAGATATCGATTTTTGGCAACTTGCTGCGATACCGAGTTATGCAATGATGATGAATGCAAAC TGCCTAAAGATGATTTAACCCCAAATGGTCTGCAATGTCCAACCTGCTACAATAGTAACTCCACTGAGAAATGTGTAAGCACGAAGAAGATGAACTGCACCGGAACCGAGGGCGAATGTTTTGAATACAGGGGGTCTATGAAGATGCCGG ATGAATCTGTGCAGCTTTATTCTGTCCAAGGTTGTTCAAACAATGTTACCTGTAATTTCAACTTTGACAAGCACATCAAAATAAATGAACTATTTAGAGATGAACTGACCTGCAAAAAGCCACATCCTAAGCCGGGCGTCCCCGATGTGTAG